In Lonchura striata isolate bLonStr1 chromosome 30, bLonStr1.mat, whole genome shotgun sequence, a single genomic region encodes these proteins:
- the PACSIN1 gene encoding protein kinase C and casein kinase substrate in neurons protein 1 — MSGSYDESASAAEETTDSFWEVGNYKRTVKRIDDGHRLCNDLMNCVHERAKIEKSYAQQLTDWSKRWRQLIEKGPQYGSLEKAWAAIMTEADKVSELHQEVKNSLLNDDFEKVKNWQKDAYHKQIMGGFKEAKEAEDGFRKAQKPWAKKLKELETAKKAYHLACKEEKLAMTREANSKADQSNTPEQQKKLQDKVEKCKQDVQKTQEKYEKVLDELNKCTPQYIESMEQVFEQCQQFEEKRLNFLKEMLLDIKRHLNLAESSSYANVYRELEQTIRMSDAQEDLRWFRSTSGPGMPMNWPQFEEWNPDLTHTITRKEKQKKGEGVALTNAGSAGDAGAQAGERGSVSSHDRGQTYSAEWSDDEGSNSFNTSEANGGANPFDEESAGKGVRVRALYDYDGQEQDELSFKAGDELTKLGEEDEQGWCKGRLDNGQLGLYPANYVEAI; from the exons ATGTCGGGTTCCTACGATGAGTCGGCATCGGCCGCCGAGGAAACAACCGACAGCTTCTGGGAG GTGGGGAACTACAAGCGCACGGTGAAGCGGATCGACGACGGGCACCGGCTCTGCAATGACCTCATGAACTGCGTGCACGAGCGGGCCAAGATCGAGAAGTCCTACGCCCAGCAGCTCACCGACTGGTCCAAGCGGTGGAGGCAGCTCATCGAGAAAG GTCCCCAGTAtggcagcctggagaaggcatGGGCCGCGATCATGACGGAGGCGGACAAGGTGAGCGAGCTGCACCAGGAGGTGAAGAACAGCCTCCTGAATGACGACTTCGAGAAGGTCAAGAACTGGCAGAAGGATGCCTACCACAAGCAGATCATGGGGGGCTTCAAGGAGGCCAAGGAGGCTGAGGATGGCTTCCGGAAAGCCCAGAAGCCCTGGGCCAAGAAGCTCAAGGAG CTGGAGACAGCCAAGAAGGCCTATCACCTGGCATGCAAGGAGGAGAAGCTGGCCATGACCCGCGAAGCCAACAGCAAGGCGGATCAGTCCAACACTCCTGAGCAGCAGAAGAAGCTCCAGGACAAAGTGGAAAAGTGCAAGCAAGATGTGCAAAAG ACTCAGGAGAAGTACGAGAAGGTGCTGGACGAGCTGAACAAGTGCACCCCGCAGTACATCGAGAGCATGGAGCAGGTCTTcgagcagtgccagcagtttGAGGAGAAGAGACTCAACTTCCTCAAGGAAATGCTCCTGGACATCAAGAGACACCTGAACCTGGCCGAGAGCAGCAG TTACGCCAACGTGTACCGGGAGCTGGAGCAGACCATCCGCATGTCGGACGCGCAGGAGGACCTGCGGTGGTTCCGCAGCACCAGCGGCCCCGGCATGCCCATGAACTGGCCCCAGTTTGAG GAGTGGAACCCGGACCTGACGCACACGATAACGCggaaggagaagcagaagaAGGGCGAGGGGGTGGCCCTGACCAACGCCGGCAGCGCGGGCGACGCGGGGGCTCAGGCGGGCGAGCGCGGGAG CGTGAGCAGCCACGACCGCGGGCAGACCTACAGCGCCGAGTGGTCCGATGACGAGGGCAGCAACTCCTTCAACACCAGCGAGGCCAACGGCGGCGCCAACCCCTTCGACGAGGAGTCGGCGGGGAAGGGCGTGAGGGTGCGGGCTCTGTACGACTACGAcgggcaggagcaggatgagCTCAGCTTCAAAGCAG GTGATGAACTAACCAAACTCGGTGAGGAAGACGAGCAGGGGTGGTGCAAAGGGCGCTTGGACAACGGGCAGCTGGGGCTGTACCCCGCCAACTACGTGGAGGCAATCTAA
- the SPDEF gene encoding SAM pointed domain-containing Ets transcription factor — MGSASPGLTALPPGRLAWPDPALLPPPRDPDPRSWGCPESPSPPSTPEQPLPAFCLHYFDMLYPEDTAWATKGAGELAPSSGQGGREEARKEPEQCPIIDSQGLGLRPEGELQDSLHLEEHSLEQVQSMVVGEVLKDIETACKLLNIAADPMDWSPGNVQKWILWTEHQYRLPQIGKSFQELSGKDLCAMSEEQFCQRSPACGDILHAHLDIWKSAAWMKEKAAPGDVRYCGGDTGWADSEVDSSCAGQPIHLWQFLKELLLKPHNYGRFIRWLNKDKGIFKIEDSAQVARLWGIRKNRPAMNYDKLSRSIRQYYKKGIIRKPDISQRLVYQFVHPV; from the exons atgggcagtgccagccccgggCTGACCGCTCTGCCCCCCGGCCGCCTCGCCTGGCCGGACCCCGCGCTGCTGCCGCCCCCGCGGGACCCCGACCCccgcagctggggctgcccggagagccccagcccccccagcacccccgagcagcccctgccagccttCTGCCTGCACTACTTCGACATGCTCTACCCGGAGGACACGGCCTGGGCCACCAAGGGCGCCGGGGAGCTGGCCCCGAGCAGCGGGCAGGGCGGGCGGGAGGAGGCGCGGAAGGAGCCGGAGCAATGTCCCATCATCGacagccaggggctggggctgcggcccGAGGgggagctgcaggacagcctgCACCTGGAGGAGCACTCGCTGGAGCAGGTGCAGAGCATGGTGGTGGGCGAGGTGCTGAAGGACATCGAGACGGCCTGCAAGCTGCTCAACATTGCCGCAG accccatgGACTGGAGCCCCGGGAATGTGCAGAAGTGGATCCTGTGGACGGAGCACCAGTACCGGCTGCCGCAGATCGGGAAGTCCTTCCAGGAGCTCTCGGGAAAGGACCTCTGCGCCATGTCCGAGGAGCAGTTCTGCCAGCGCTCGCCCGCCTGCGGGGACATCCTGCACGCCCACCTCGACATCTGGAAGTCCG CCGCCTGGATGAAGGAGAAGGCTGCCCCGGGAGATGTGAGATACTGCG GAGGTGACACCGGCTGGGCCGACAGCGAGGTGGACTCGTCCTGTGCCGGCCAACCCATCCACCTCTGGCAGTTCctcaaggagctgctgctgaaacCGCACAACTACGGGCGCTTCATCCGCTGGCTCAACAAGGACAAAG GCATCTTCAAGATCGAGGACTCGGCGCAGGTGGCCCGGCTGTGGGGCATCCGCAAGAACCGCCCGGCCATGAACTACGACAAGCTGAGCCGCTCCATCCGGCAGTACTACAAGAAAGGAATCATCCGCAAGCCCGACATCTCCCAGCGCCTCGTCTACCAGTTCGTGCACCCGGTGTGA